CTCTTCGAGCTGTACAATCTGGTGATAGAACGTGGCGGTCTCGTGGAGGTGATCAACAAGAAGCTTTGGCAAGAAATCATCAAGGGGTTGCGACTGCCTTCGTCTATCACCTCGGCCGCTTTCACTTTACGTACACAGTAAGAAATAACCTTAATCACtaacggtcttacttataaattgaacaatgatttctctctttctgacataattgatttgataaaataaagaataagacAATATGTTTAACTTAAGACcacttaaataacatttataggtaaagccaatatatttttctttagaataggaaggtggaagagcatgtgggccacctgatcgtaagtggtcaccaactccattagacattggcactgtaagaaatgttaaccatcgcttacatcgtcaacgcgccaccaaccttgggacctaatattttatgtcccttgtgcctgtaattacactggctcactcacccttcaaaccggaacacaacaataccgagtactgctgttttgcggtagatatatactatatatatatatagtataaatgttGAAGCTGATgggattaaatataataatctaggaaatattcatttatgatttttaagtaTCATATAATTACGTAGGTATAGAGATAACgtagaattataaaaacaaagcaCAAGATTATATTGAAGTTGAATAGCTTAGCCCCAGATGACCCGTAAAGGATTCGATTGTCCACGTGTGGTCTGTCAGGAGCCCTTCCATATTCGACGCCGCGTCATTATACCTTACGAACTCTCACGACTCGGAGACAAAGCCCCCCCCACAATAGACGTACGTGAGCCGCCAGCGCGACATTATGACAACTTCATAATTAATATCCTCTAACTCATCTCAACCGATATAATTTCTCATTTATCTCAAGTTCCTTCACCTCGTCTTTTGTCGGTCCTCATAAAGGTGTTATTCTAATTCAAACTGGCCATCGTTACGCACGACACGGATTTCAAATGCAACCTCCTTATGATTACTAATTACTTAGTATTTCACTTACTAAGAGATGTGTTTAATACGACACATTGCAATTTTGCATATAGGTAGTATCCCAtctaatagtattatatttatgtactaaaacaaagagtaaatgtaaataaatattagacttatactaaatataaattttaacctATACTAATATACATGCTCATGTCATCGTTTGTCCTACTTTCACGCCTCAATACAACTCCATCATATTAAAATTTGGCACACGGATTGTTCGAGACAGAGAAGGACATAGAATGTATCTTGATTTAAAGAGCAAAGCTGCGTCTCTTCGTTGGCAACGTATCTGTTGTCAACATAACATTTTCGACATAACATTCTGTAATTGTTAGTGACTTTCGGAATGTCAAAACAGTTACAAATACAGAAAAAGCGAAACAATTCAGCGAAAGCGTACCGTATTAAAACTGTCACCGAACTCTATaaacgaattaataataattagagcttattttcaatataagatACTTaagtaaaagttataaatttaatttgaacacaaaaatctttaatttattattacgataGCGTTGAAACATTTTTCAAGCAATTTAATGAACGATTTTAAAGACAGGCGAGCTATACATAAAATTAGACGACGGTAATGACGAATGTCATATAATTAGCTTTCCTATTTGACAGTTCGTGTAAAGGTAGCCGACTTTTTATGACGCGTCGCTCGATGCTTTGTGTAACGCGTTTAATATGAAACGTTTTATATGAGTTATGGTATGGACCGGTCGACAATGTTCTTGAATAAAATTGACTCGTCATATAATAGGATTAGGAATGTAATATTCCTTTATGATACGCGATTGATAATTTAACttgaaatatgatttataagtGTCGCGTTTCGGATGATAGGTACGTTGACTTACGAGCTTACATCACGTTTGAAAGGCTTCGGTGATAATAGAACAGTTCCGAGCTAACAGTTCCATTATAACAGTATTAACATTTACAACTTAaagctttaatttataataaaaaaaaatcaatgctggttttaataacaataataaatatgtattaggaaaaatattatatacaatcacATTAACATTGTATTTGCTGCTGGGCTGATTATGTAAACGCCAAACTAAACGACGACGTTGTTACAAGGAAGTTAaactaatatttgaaaaataatcatttttaatccATTATAATATAACCATATACAAATCATAAACATATTAATGAGATTTTGAAtagacgaaataaaaaaaaaacaacaacccTTCACCGGTTAGAATTTAATTAGAgcgattaattaaaatgaataatctaTTTGTTAAAGCGGTTAGATATCTAAAGGTATTTGATTATCGCTTTCTTGGACATATAGGtacttattaaatttctttGGCAGACTTGTGTCTTAAATAAAgtgttcaatatttataaaattattttcagataCATGAAGTATTTGTACGACTATGAGTGTGAAAAGAACAACCTTTCAACTAGAAGTGAGTTGGACGCTGCTATTGAGGGGAACAAGCGCGAGGGGCGGCGTTCTTCCGGACAGTACGAGGCGCAGGCAGCATTGGCATTGGTGAACATTAAATTTGTGCTTTAAATTTTGGCCAATCATAAGCGTTTCTTGCTTTGCTATGCAAATgatatgttatttatacatttaatttttaacaatattcacAGCTTttcaaaacatcgtgaggaaacctgcatgtgtctaatttcattgaaattctgccacatgtgtaataagcttcaaaccttctcaaaagggggAGGAAATCTTAGCCGAGCCCAATGGGACATTAACTTTTGTTGTGTTCAACAATTGgtgtttaaaattatgaaatccGTTACTGTAGCGCGATTCTGTTAGAAATCACTtcactcactcgtgaaatgttgacaaccgacttatggtgatataccaTTTCGTTGCGTGATTTCTtgaaacgttataattattatggtcaatatcgcttATCACTTACTGACATTTCACGGCCCTTTTCTGCGTTTGTGTTTGTTCTAACAAAATACCCTACTGAAGTTTATTCGAAGTAAAATGAACTATGTGtacttattttgttattcttttttttacaaaatataattaataaagtagatttattatttaaatattatagatttgtTTACATTAATAGTGATAAATTATTTCCAGCCGCAGCTCAGCAGAACTCCGGTGTCTCTCACTCAGTTAACCCAGCACATGCAGCCTTTGACCCTCTCGCTCAATGGAGCAGTCGCCGGGGTACCACGCCTACCTTCGTTTACACCACACGGACCTCAACTATCTCAACAAGATATAGAGTACCGCGTTCGCGAGTATATGAATATGATACATCAACAGCGTGAACTTATTAGAAATGgtaagtgtttttaaatataaacgctTTATGGGAGCCATTTTACCGCTGTAATAAACTATGCAGTTAATTtaaggtttaattttttaaattaatataccgCAAATATTGGTTTTACGCAAGTTTTAATcctattgcttttatttattatggtattatatatattttaaataacatgtttacaatataaatatatataataaatattcgattTACTCAATATTACAGTTTTTTTCTATTGAGGTGTTCCTCAAGGCATTAATGTAAAACCGTTATACTTCTCGATATATTATGTTCCTTATTTAATTGTTCACAGGGTCAGAATCTCCTCCTAACCCTCCGATGGTATCGCCTCGCGATGCCGCTTTCTCTGCCTTTGACATGTCGCGATTCACACTGTGGTCattatataacaacaacatCAATCGCCGCAGCCCACCGCCTGAAACCGAATCCGAACCCGATTCCGAACCGCAacggtaaatattataatcaataactTTCTTTGATTCAATTCATAAATGTGATCCTTAAAAGGACaacaatatagtaaatatttatacacaaaatatatttaaaaaatgtcaatatGAGTGTTTAtaggataatattttagtaattaacaTTTGACAAATAGTCTTAGTCCATAAATTACATGTTTTGTGCCATATTTCAATTGAGTTGATATCGGGAATAGTTgccaatattgttttttaaaattcagtAATGAAATTTTTGGAAAAACACTCTTTAACGATCGAGTGCTTGGTGATTATTTGCTAGGACAGATATTACCACGGACAGATTAAATATACGTGTATGTGGTGATCTTCAATAATTCTATGCTATAGTTTATATCTAGTCAAATATTCGAAATACCATCACCATGATCGAAATCACCCTTACGATTGTTGAAAAAATAGattgtagaaataaatataaatatgatgtaaATTGTTGAGAATAGATTTTAATACgttgctttaatttaattctgaTTTGAGCTGAAGATTTAAAGGTGACCTGGTTCAAGCTAGCTCAACTCGCATAACCCCACCTGTCTGGTTCACCTCGGACAAGGACTAACGTTGTATCTTGTTCTTCTACAGCGAGGCTCTTAACCTAAGCGAGAGTTCCAACTCAAGTGTCGCTGGCATGAAGCGCGAGGGCTGCCCCTCCTCTCCCCCGCCAGCAAAGCGCCGCTCACCGAACCCGCGATCCCCCACGCCCTCCACTTCCACTTCCCCGCAGCTCACTCCGCCGCAGCTCACTCCGCCGCGTTCACTCGCACAACTCACTGGAAACCGCAATGGGGTACGCGGAGCCGTTTTTAAGATCACCACTCGaggtatttacatattaaagaaCATCTTTTTTAACATTTGCACAGGCAGTAttcatgttttcttttttttttttttaacaattgcatTTGTCACagcaattaacattttattcataatatttcgtTAAAGGCAAATCTTACGGAagcaaaaatatatgttataaatatgtacttataataGATGTCCATTacatactaattaaatatattaaaatatatcacatcACAATAGCAGAGGATTTCATAGACAAAAGTGAATCTATCAAACCGATAAAATGTCGTAGGCATAATAAAGAATCAGGTGTATTTTTGTCTGTACTGTCACAATCGCTAATGTAATTATTACCAAAGTTGTGATCATTAGAACCATTTAAAGgcaaagaagaaaaaaatcttagtcactaataaagataatattccCCCTCACTTACAgtctgttactttactattagtatttgttttagtaaaaattGCTTTGATCTTTCAGGCGATTCTGCAACTGGCGATCAACAGCTGGTTGTATCTATCGAACTAAACGGGGTGACATACGAAGGCGTTCTGTTCCCAGTACAGAACGGCAACGGTCAAAACGGCCATCGCCAAATGGTCTCTTAActtcgcatatataatattgttgtgctAGGTTCGCGTCACAAGTCCTAAAATAAAGTACGCTCATTGAGAACCAGtgcataatatttcttatatatttgcttaattaTCAAGATTATGTCTAGTAGTTAGATTTAAAACGTAATCGGGCGTAAATGCCAGAGTTTCAATTGACAACTGTCATCTGTCACCCGTCAGCTGTCACCATTTTGACAACGGCGATAGTCTctcgtgtttttttattaaattgaacagTCTCAGTGATTTAGTTTCTACGTTCTATGAGCCATTCTAACTGACGTTCAAAATAATGTGACCATCTTATGTTTTTTGATTTAGTAAAAAAGCACATACGGAGAGGAGATACATCGCTTGTGAATTAATTTTGGAGCGATCAGTTTATGCTAATTCGAAATAAAATTCTGAGACTTGACAGTCGCTGATTATGAAactccttttttataatatccgaTCATCCAATAAAGTTACAATCCTGAGATATGATTTCTTCTATAATTACTGTTATGCCATTGTCACTGCCCAGGAAGAGGACTATATGAACACGATATCACAGCGAGTTCTTTAGTggatgttttgtatattttaaataaattgtaatggtCAAACGTATgaccattttttttgtaaatatagctTCTTTTAAcgttcattttttttgtaaatatagtcTCTTAACTTCGCATATACCATATTGTTGTGCTAGGTCGCGTCACAAGTCCTAAAATAAAGTACGCTCATTGAGAACCAGtgcataatatttcttatatatttgcttatttatcAAGATTATGTCTAGTAGTTAGATTCTAAACGTAATCGGGCGTAAATGCCAAAGTTTCAATTGACAACTGTCATCTGTCACCCGTCAGCTGTCACCATTTTGACAACGGCGATAGTCTctcgtgtttttttattaaattgaacagTCTCAGTGATTTAGTTTCTACGTTCTATGAGCCATTCTAACTGACGTTCAAAATAATGTGACCATCTTATGTTTTTTGATTTAGTAAAAAAGCACACACGGAGAGGAGATACATCGCTTGTGAATTAATTTTGGAGCGATCAGTTTATGCTAATTCGAAATAAAATTCTGAGACTTGACAGTCGCTGATTATGAAactccttttttataatatccgaTCATCCAATAAAGTGACAATCCTGAGATATGATTTCTTCTATAATTACTGTTATGCCATTGTCACTGCCCAGGAAGAGGACTATATGAACACGATATCACAGCGAGTTCTTTAGTggatgttttgtatattttaaataaattgtaatggtCAAACGTATgagcattttttttgtaaatatagtttcttttaacgtttatgttatttatgttaatcaTAGACGTGACATGTGTGAAGGGCggtgtatttgttttttatatgattttttgatataaatgtttgtaaatagttCGTGTTAATGTTAGTATCATTTTGTACACCGCAGTGTGTGTTTGTGATTGTTACGTACCTATATTATTAGAAGgtgtatattttaatcatcAATAACGTCGTCAGTAttgtattgtagtttaattaattatagttcATTTTAgcagtttaaaatatacataattctcttctaaataacaaaaaacttagTCTTTATGGCAGATGGATTTAAACTTTATTGCGTTTGATATAAGAGCGATTTTCTAATATGATAGAGATTCCTTAGTTAATACTTAGATAATTAAAACGGCGatattgtaaatgtttaaattatccGATTTAATCATATAGGTAACTCGAATAATTCGAAATCGagtgtcatttttttaaatatcgtagGAAGCTTCTAAGGAAATCTTAATTAATCTACCTACCGATCCGATAATTGTGGCTTCCTACGTAGTTTAAACTTAGTGATCGACACCAattctgatattttattatataaagtttgtaaCATTATAAGAAGGCACCATACTAAAAACGAATTGTAGTGTGGCGGTTATTTTTGATGTTTCAATTTTATGCCATTTCTCTAGAATAGGTTTTGTctagttattattaaagtaatattcagAAACATCATACACAGCGGCAGTGACATcacaaacttttttattttttataattaataaaatgtgtttaGGTATCtctttagatttatatatttggtaatGTTGTCGTCTTTCAATATGgcgcatttattttataagtgcaAAATCccaaaaaaaatagaaaaatctccaataaaatcaaatcggataaaaacataaaaaaaaaaaaaaaaaattgcattttgaaGTAAAATTATGAGATGTTTTGTAAATGactgattttgataattatcgattaattttatagttttaattaatattaccgtttattttaaaattatttcatgtgTTAATCTACGTAGTTTGAACAATGTGTTTGTTCGAGCTACGTAGGTATAGTGTAGTACATTCCTGATaatgtacaataatttttaagaaaattataaactgGCCTACtgtgttactggtggtagggctttgtgcaagctcgtctgggtaggtaccacccactcatcagatattctaccgcagaacagcagtacttgggtttgaagggtgagtgagccagtgtaattacatgcacaagggacataaaatcttgggtcccgaggttggtggcgcattggatatgtaagcgatggttgacgtttcttacaatgccaatgtctaagggcgttggtgaccacttaccatcaggtggttcatatgctcgtccgccttcctattctataaaaaactaaactattGCTGATAGTTTTACGGCCAGATGTGTTAATGACTTTCGTCTTACACCAAAAACAATTGatgtattcaaatattatacttgaataaataatattgtaatgacaaataaaacagcatttttattcgtccatttattttaaatttacctttatttataaatcgataGCTGTAAGTCTTATTACAGTTAGTTGAagagttacaaaataaataactattttatttgagtttattCGGTATGCCGTTTccgaaagttattttttttttcaattctaatgacattattttactattagCAACACTGAGTTAGAaaccattttgtatttttaggcCGCTCCAGTTGTCAGGAGTCGCTAGTATCATAAGCGCGCGCGGTGACGATATTGCAGTAATTTGTAAATTTCGCGCCATTTTCAGTTTTTCTTtgctcactgctgggctaaggcctccaggGCCAAAAGGGagacctttttgaggagaaggcttcgagcttattccaccacgccgctccaatgcgggttggtggaatacacatgtggcagaatttgagtgaaattagacatatgcaggtttcctcacgatgttttccttcaccttcactTCAAGCATGACATCTCATtcatcaattataattacaaattaagcacatgaaaattccaaTCCATACTTACTGCCATCTGTTGGATTATACTAAAACTATGACAAAGTCATAGCATGTTCATGGTGAAAAATATTGGAGGCAGTATGTATCAAAAGAGTTTCCATATGTATAGATGGCGCTGTTACCAACTAACCGTATCTTTTCTCTgacgagtttttttttctatttacaacCGACAAATAATGATGCGTTTTGGCTGCAATATATAATTGACAATCTCTGTTTTTCACTCCTAAATGAGCCGTAAGttttcataacaaaataaatatttctaattgttCCTAAAACCAGCGCATTATGTAACTGAACATCATTGaactatattacttatattttctcattaaacgacaaatactaaataattatctatgaaagtatgtatttacgacagaaaaatagtatatgtagtatatcagttttccggtttccatagcacaagctctgtacaagcctaatttgggatcagatggccgtgtgtaaaaaagtcccaggatattatattatattaatttaacaggTGATAGTGGTGGATAAGAATTTCACACaagaatatttctttgtttcgtACCTATTTTACATTCCGTTTATGAATTGGAGTTTTTAAGCTGatttcctttttatattatttttataacatttatacattttgaatatacttttaaaacttttgtaatTTTGAGTTTTGATCGTATTTATTAAGGACTAAGGCTTGGAATAGAaagtgtttgtaaaataaaattttaatttaaataaaaattcgaaattattattatactattcaaGACAAAAGTTTTATACATACAACATAAACACAACTTACTACATAACGGCCAGACCTGCTGATTCTTTACCCTCTTTAATAAAGCCTATGAAATTGAGTTGGCGGTACGTTAcgaaattttaatagtaatacatattaaacGTCTGCGGGTTTTGCGCGACGTCTAcagaaaaattaattgaaaagctCCGTAAAGCCGGTCCTATCGAATCAGCATGCATCGCAGACTAAATAGTTTTGAGTCACGCTAacgatagcgcgatttaaagtacatctaacgccatctatgatttcaagcacacacttgtgtactataatatgtctgcGTAGTTACAATCATGATATTCTGCGTTGAACAGCCTttactcatatttttttataatgatagtgatacaacagataaaaaaatataaatatttaaagctatACTTAAATGCATGTTAGCAACCCAAGGagtgtattaatgtattaatgttgaattgtgatgaaaattaaaatacttggCTTTGTCTTTCGCAAAATGTCTATTAATTCTAGACTATCAGTTACGAGTTAAAAACGAAATTATCTGTCTtatcattttacatttacttatacttaaatttaaaacgaatacATAGTCAAAattgaatgattgctggatctcgtgCAGGAACTAAGTGTACTTAATTGACACacttgtatttttgtttaaaaaaaaaaaagtaactacagagtttcttgccggttcttctcggtagaatccacatttcAAATCGGTGGTAGCGATTGACTattcataagtacttataaaagtatatttgaataaaaaatatatattttgatttatgatTTTACTGTGAACTGTTTCAATATTCttttgtatacttttatttaaaatttaaggaaaacaaataTAACTGGAAAGTACTAAGAGCACTGCTAGCATTTTTGCTACCATTCCacgcatataatttatataataatatgtgtatGTTTAATGTACGTATACTGGCCtgatttattaatatgcaagtaatgagattaaattataatttataataataataatatttaaaatgtcttcaaatcaatttaacaatactattattatattgaactaaataattgttattattatgctattatatgaataaaacgtCTACGTACAGAGACgagactttaaaaaaattaggtaGAATAAGCTAGTTTCCGGCAAGCCGGTCCTGATGTAACAACATGCTTCGCAGGCTACATGATTTGGCGTCATGCAAacgatagcgcgatttaaaGTACAcctaacgccatctatcgccAGTACAGAGTATTAACTACACAATACCAtagattcattatttaaatatttttattataaaataaaaataaaaatataaatatttttatttgcatttcttttatttttactccttattaatattttataactttgtaaattatattatttttctaaattataatagattcattaaacaaaaactgcattcaaaaataattaaaactcaaTAGGATTTTCTAAATCATCTATcgggttatttattatttaagtatatgtttttaatatcttacagttaatttaaagataaaatatgtatattattactttattatattagtgcAATTAATCTATTATTTCGAAGACTTACATTAGACACACCTAGATGGCGTGTCGTATGCGTATTCGTCTTGCAGGCATCATTGCCCTTATAATTATTTggctaaattattaaattgaaaaagggATAAGCTAACAAATAGTAATGAAGTATTGTCTATTAGGACTTTTAATACAATAGTTGTtagttctatatatttattaaatatttatatgattatatagcTATGTatgcatatgtatatgtatacgtTGGTTGCTTGTAAGAGATTGCTCCATgtgatacttattttttattttgttgtggTGTATATTAAAGTATCCTCTGTCTATCTACATTGTCAGTGTAGTGTAGCGAGTGGAGCGTTCTAGGCACCAGGTAGCAAGGGGCGGGAAAATATCATCAACGATTTCCAGGGGTATATAAgcgttgtttgatttttataaatgtgtttattattattatacaaatataattaactgaAATGCAATTTATCTTAAGTGAAAGCGACAACCAAAGGACACTGAAAGAAAATCGCGCTGTACCCTGTTAAAGAGCTAAAGTCAACGCGATATATTgtcttattcatttatttaataagcacaTTGTCATTATACGTAATACATATTACACAATCACGCACattacatacacatacacacacataaacaattactgatatgtatatcaaatataaGTGTACGTAACATTCATAGATTATCGcgttaatatgatttataaaaacaacaacagGAGTTTTAAGTAATGTATGAAGTACCTACCTAGatctattttgaaaattattacccACTATTATGACGATAAACTCACCGACATAAAATGACGGATGagctttttttaaagtattgaaacTCATGAATAATGATATGAGAGATATGCCATgtgtgatttatatatatatatataaatcccgTCCCGGGAATTGTCCTGTACTTAGAATTGCCCGGACAGTGCTATGTGTCATTTAAAGGGACGCTTACTACcaggg
This genomic stretch from Nymphalis io chromosome 17, ilAglIoxx1.1, whole genome shotgun sequence harbors:
- the LOC126774835 gene encoding protein dead ringer isoform X1 → MADADRDSDIGDDSPMIWNCGITLKKETVRCEGDSSGDQSCDSSEEGVGRDIPTNHQPQQQPIHQPHQPHHSMAHHGSLGHQMNNHQVNHTHQRNSPRPHEREQKVRDDFESLKSSLHPHLSSMASLAQGAPLSTSSNMFALTGGGGNFPYTPPAFLAPAPPPPAQPAGSASSSSSEGSAAGWSFEEQYKQVRQLYEITDEPRRKEFLDDLFSFMQKRGTPINRLPIMAKSVLDLFELYNLVIERGGLVEVINKKLWQEIIKGLRLPSSITSAAFTLRTQYMKYLYDYECEKNNLSTRSELDAAIEGNKREGRRSSGQYEAQAALALPQLSRTPVSLTQLTQHMQPLTLSLNGAVAGVPRLPSFTPHGPQLSQQDIEYRVREYMNMIHQQRELIRNGSESPPNPPMVSPRDAAFSAFDMSRFTLWSLYNNNINRRSPPPETESEPDSEPQREALNLSESSNSSVAGMKREGCPSSPPPAKRRSPNPRSPTPSTSTSPQLTPPQLTPPRSLAQLTGNRNGVRGAVFKITTRGDSATGDQQLVVSIELNGVTYEGVLFPVQNGNGQNGHRQMVS
- the LOC126774835 gene encoding protein dead ringer isoform X2, whose product is MADADRDSDIGDDSPMIWNCGITLKKETVRCEGDSSGDQSCDSSEEGVGRDIPTNHQPQQQPIHQPHQPHHSMAHHGSLGHQMNNHQVNHTHQRNSPRPHEREQKVRDDFESLKSSLHPHLSSMASLAQGAPLSTSSNMFALTGGGGNFPYTPPAFLAPAPPPPAQPAGSASSSSSEGSAAGWSFEEQYKQLYEITDEPRRKEFLDDLFSFMQKRGTPINRLPIMAKSVLDLFELYNLVIERGGLVEVINKKLWQEIIKGLRLPSSITSAAFTLRTQYMKYLYDYECEKNNLSTRSELDAAIEGNKREGRRSSGQYEAQAALALPQLSRTPVSLTQLTQHMQPLTLSLNGAVAGVPRLPSFTPHGPQLSQQDIEYRVREYMNMIHQQRELIRNGSESPPNPPMVSPRDAAFSAFDMSRFTLWSLYNNNINRRSPPPETESEPDSEPQREALNLSESSNSSVAGMKREGCPSSPPPAKRRSPNPRSPTPSTSTSPQLTPPQLTPPRSLAQLTGNRNGVRGAVFKITTRGDSATGDQQLVVSIELNGVTYEGVLFPVQNGNGQNGHRQMVS